The region GGTGCGCCTCGCTGACCGCCCTGTTCCTGTATCTGATGTACAGCGCGTCGACCATTACCGCCGTGGTGATAGCGCAGTCCTGCGCCTACTTTTTCAAATCGTTCGTACTGGCGATCGCCGTGGCGCTGCCGACCAAGGTGCTGGCTTCACGCATGGTGGGGTCCGGCATCGGGGTGATCAACGTTGGCGGTCAGGCGGCCGGGTTTATCGCGCCACTGGTCATTGGCGCGATGGTGGAGTATTTCGGCTATCCCTCGGCGTTTTTGTTTCTCATGGCGGCAGCCGCGTTCTCGGCGGTGGTGAGCCTGACTATTCATACGCGCCCGTCGGCGAAAACCGACATGGCAGCGCAGGTTTGACGTTAAACGTGTTGTGAAGGACAGAGGATGAAAATAGACAAAATTGTATTGCGTCAGATGAAAATGACGCTGAAAACCCCGTTTACCACCAGCTTTGCCACTCAGACGGAAAAGTACTTCACCGTAGTGGAAGCGCATAGCGGCGATGTGGTGGGCTACGGCGACTGTTCGGCGATTTCACTACCGTTTTACAACGAGGAAACCAACGTTACCGCCTGGCACATCATGCGCGATTTTCTGGTGCCGATGCTGCGTCAGGTCGGCGAGATTCGCCATCCTTCCGAGGTGCGCGACATTTTTGCGCCGGTGCGCCGCAACAATTGCGCCAAAGCGGCGGTGGAGGGCGCGGTATGGGACGCCTACACCAGGCAGAAGCAGACGCCGCTGTGGCGCGAGCTGGGCGGCGTGCGCGATCGGGTCGAAGCGGGCGTAAGCATCGGTATTCAGCCGACGCCGGCGGATTTGGTGCGTGTGGTGGCGGGCTACCGGGAGGAAGGCTACCGCCGTATCAAGATTAAGATCAAGCCGGGTAAGGATCTGGCCTATATTCAGGCGCTGCGCAGCGAATTCGGCGACATTACCCTGATGGTGGACGCCAACTCCGCCTACTCGCTGGGCGATATTCCGCTGTTCCGTGAGTTCGACAAATACAACCTGCTGATGATCGAACAACCGCTGGCGCACGACGATATCGTCGATCACCGCAAGTTGCAGGCGGCGATTGAGACACCCATCTGCCTGGATGAGAGCATTGCTTCGGTGGAAGATGCCCGCAAAGCCATTGAGCTGGGCAGCGGCCGCATCATCAATATCAAGGTGGCTCGGGTAGGCGGCATCACCGAAACCAAATTGATCCACGATTTCTGTCAGGATGCCGGTGTTCCGGTATGGTGTGGCGGCATGCTGGATACCGCGGTAGGTAAGGCGCACAACATTGCGGTCGCGACGCTGCCCAATTTCCTGCTGGCGCATGACATTCCGCCGTCATCACGCTACTGGGCGCAGGACTTCATGCTGCCGGAAGTGACGCTGGACCAGGACAGCATGGTGGCGGTGCCGGACAAGCCGGGCATCGGTTTTGAGATCAATCCGGAACTTTATGCCCGTTATTGCTACGGTGAGGAAACCATCCACTTTTAATTACCGGGGAAAGCGGCTGCGGCAGCTCGCTACCGCGCTACAGTCGCCAATAACTGTGCCACCGTCGCCAATAGAGATGTTCCGATTACCGGCGTCGGATAACGGCAGGCGATGCGTTCGCCCGGATGTGGTGAAAAACCTTCTGGAATATTGTGATGTTTATCACGAAAATATCCGGACTGAGAGCCCGGTATGCGCCCGTTGACGGCACATACCGGGACAGATTCACCCGTGCAGGGACATTACATGAACGTGATTGGAATCATCATGTCATCGGGGAAGGCCTCCGTTGACGTTGCGCTGTATACACTGTTGCCGATTATGGTCGTGATGCTGGTCATCATGCGGTTTCTGGAAGCGAAAGGCATCGTGGATGCGCTGGTTCGGTGGATGGCGCCGATTCTTAAGCCCTTCGGGCTAACCGGGATGAGCACCTTTGCGCTGATTCAGCTCAACTTTGTCAGTTTTGCCGCGCCGCTGGCGACGCTGTCGATTATGGAAAAACGCGGCGTGTCCGATCGCCACATGGCGGCGACGCTGGCGATGGTGTTTGCGATGGGGCAGGGCAACGTATTTTATCCGTTGACGCCGTTTGGCCTGCACTGGGCGGCGGCCATCGTGATATCGATCATCGGCGGACTGGCGGCGGCTGCGCTGACCTACCATGTGCTGGGGCGTAAATTATCCGCCGTGGAGGGCGGGCGTTCCGGCGAGGTTTCTGCCGAAGAGCCGGCGGCCAGAGGCGTTATCGGTATCATTAATAGCGCAGGGGCGGATGCCATCAGGCTGGCGCTCGGATCGGTGCCGATGCTGATTCTCTCTATGACGATTGTCGGCATACTGGAATCCGCCGGTGCGGTGACGGCGCTTGAGCGCTTTTTCTCGCCGTTGCTGGCGTCGGCCAATATCTCTCCTGTCTTTGTGATGCCGACGCTGGTGAAATGTCTGGCGGGCGGCACCGCTTATTTTGGCGTGATGTCAGACCTGATTCAGCAGGGAAAAATGACCGCCAGTCAGATCAATGCTTCCGCCGGTCTGCTGATACAGACCTTTGATTTACCGGGCATTGGCATCTTTCTGGGCGTTGGCTCCCGCTTCACCCGACTGTTCCGCTACGCCGCGCTGGGGGCTGTGTTCGGCATTCTGGTCAGAACCCTGTTGCACGTGGCGGTGTTTTAGGCGGCGTCGCGCATCATTGCGGGACACCACCTGGGATCAGGTGACGGTGTTATCAGGTAATGGTGTTCCCGCACTGACCGCAAAACTTTGCGCCAGCCTGTACCGAGGTGCCGCATTGCGGGCAAGCTGCCGGCACGAGCGATGAGCCACATTGCTGGCAGAAACGCGCGGTGGCGGCATTGAGCGACCGGCAATTCGGACAACTCATCCCCGTGTTGTTCCCGGTTGGGTAACGGTCATGAGAATCACGATGGCCGTTGCCGTGATGATATCCGTGATGGCCCCCTCCGTGATGACCGCCAAATAATTTGTCAAAAATACCCATAGATATTTCTCCGCTCACTGTTGGAATTTGCCAGACGACCGACGCTGTGGATAAGCGCCATCCGTTGTATGCGGCTTATTCAACACCCTGTAGTTACTACAGGGTCAAGAGTTACTACAGGGTCAAGAGTTACTACAGAGTCAAGAGTTACTACAGGGTCAAGAGTTACTAAGGGTCAAGCGGGAAACATTTTTTCGAACCCTCCCGTTTTCTGGAGCGGTTCAGACTGCCAGAGCAACAACTGCTCGATGCGGCGGCGGCCTCAGCCCGGAACAGTTTGAAAACCATAATCGCGCCTGGGGCCGAGTCCACAATACGTGGGTAAGATCAATGTTCCATCTTGCTGTGCTATACCAGCACTGTTCGCGTCTGGTGCAGCGGTGCCTTGTATTTTCCCCGGCCTCGTTGTGGCCGGGGAAAGGGAATGATTGAGACGAAAAAGAATAGTACCGTATTTATAAAGCAATCAGTTAACTGCGCCTGACACTATTCTTTTACGCTTAAATCAATATCGCCAAAATACCGTTTCTTGATACTGGAAAATTCACCGCTGTTCATTATATTTTGCAGACCCTGATTGAGAACCTGCTTTGTTTCCGTATCGCCTTTGCGTATACCGTATGCTGAGCCGATACTGAACAAATCCGCATCGGTTATTTCCGGGCCTTTTAACTCAAAATCCTTACCTTCCGGAGTTTGTAAGAATCCGAATGTCAGAGCAACTGATGGACTCAGCGCACCCTCAACCCTCCCGGCATATAAATCTTCGTAAATTGCCTCCTGGTCAGGGTAGCTAATAACGTTAACCCCTGCAGGCAGCCAGTGTTTGTTGGCATAGGCTTCTTGAATAGTTCCTTGTTGTACCGCTATATTTTTCCCTCGAAGCATGTCGACCTGAGGAAGAAGGTTAGTCTCTTTCCTTGCGACAAATCTGGTTGGTATATGAAAAATATAGTTGCTGAAATCTATCGATTCCTTTCTCTTCTTTGTCACACCAAGTGGTGAAATGACGTCTATTTTTTTGGCGAGGAGGGCCGGGATCTGGGCATCGAATGTATTTACAATATAGTCGCATTTGGCATTTACTGATTTACAGATGGCATCGGTTATATCGATATCAAACCCTGATGGATTGCCATTTTTATCCCTGATCTGAAAGGGCGGATAAGTCAAGTCGACGCCAATACGAATGACCTCCTGTTTAGCAAATGCAAATGGTGAAATAGCGAAAATGACAATGATCTTTACGAGAGATAGTTTTCTGAACATAACAATAACACCTCTTTTTAACCGTATAAAAATGAATATAAATATTCCAGTATCATCTCATCACCGGTGGTAGGAAATGAGCTGATACCACGCAGGTTTGCCCTCTTAATTCCGGCTGAACCTGGGCATCACCGGCCGTATTTCCGGAGGGTAAGTCAGAAAGCGTTATTCAGCCCCACATCCGGAAAACGGACATTAACTTATACGTAAAACTATAACCAATGGTTATTATTTTGTTTGCAGGATGTAAAATTTATGTGTGGTCGGGTGCCGGTATCGCAGCCGGTGGGGGGCGGCTCTGACTACACATCATATGGTAGCGGCGTTGCTGACCGGCTCGGTAACCAGCAGGCCAATTGAATCACCACGGTTTTAACCGACACCTCAGAGTCATTTAAAATGGCTTAAAAAGAGGTACCCATGAGCGGTTGTAAGCGCACCCGTTTTAGTTCCACGCACTTTTTGAGATTTCCGGGTTTTCAGCCATCTGCCGGTACTCTTCCGGTGTCAGGTTATTCAGGGATTCATGGGGGCGCTCGCTGTTATATTCAGCCAGCCAACGTTCTGTAATTTCCCGCGCTTCATTCAGTGTTCTGAACAGATAAAAATCCAGTATTTCTGTCCGGTACGTCCGGTTGAACCGTTCGATAAAGGCATTCTGCGTTGGTTTTCCCGGTTTGATAAATTCCAGCACCACGCCATGCGATTCTGCCCATTGTGCCAGCGTCAGAGAGACCAGCTCCGGGCCGTGATACCTATTGAATGCATCCAGTTCGCGTTTTACTCAGCCATTTTCTACAACTTGTAATGCCTGTCACAAGTGGAGAAAATCAATGAATACTCTTGTCAGTAACACCAGCCTGTCGGGGACACTGATTGCCCTGGATATCGCTAAAAAACATCATGATGCAAAAATTCGACACCCGGATGGACGAACATCTTTCCTGCGTATTGAAAATACACTGGAAGGGTTCAACCGATTGCTTGCGCTCACCGCTTCCCCCCATGATGATATTATCGCGGCCTTTGAACCTACAGCTGATTATCACCGTAACATCGCATGGTGGTTACATAAGCAGGGCGTAAAATGCCATCTTGTTTCATCTGTCAGATGTGCGCGAGCGCGTGAGATGCTGTTTAAGACCTGGGATAAAAATGATCGCAAAGATGCCAGTGTCATTATGTATTTGCTCGAACAGGGATTATCTTCACCATTTTATGATCCTCTGGCGAATGGCATTATCGATATACAGGAGATATCAAACACATACCATCAGGTTACTCTGGCTCGAACCCGATGCCTGAACAGCCTGGTTAACCACTATCTGACCCTTTATTTCCCCGAGGCTGAGCAATTTCTGCATATGTCCCGGGCAGAGTGGTTCTGTCAGTTTTTACTTCACTTCCCTACACCGTCTTGTATCACATCACTGAACCGGGATGTGTTTGTAAAACAGTCATGGGATGTTGTTGGCAGGAAACAGTATAAACAGCAGTTTCTTGAACATCTCTATGATGTTGCTGCGGATTCCATTGCATTACCGTTGTCAGAAGATTCTCTGGCAGTGACCACGTTCAGATTACAACTTCATCGTTATGTCGGGCTTTCGGCACAGCGATTGCAGCTTGAAAAGCAGGCAGAAAATTATTTACAGGAACGGAGTGACTACAGGCACTTACGTACGATCCCCGGTATTGGCGCCATCATTGCCCTTATGATAATTGCTGAAAGCGGTGATCTGACACGTTTCGCTCATTACCGGCAGTACCTCAACTTTTGCGGTTTTAATCTTTCCGCCAGCCAGAGCGGGCAAAAGCACAGTGATTACAGATTGTCGAAACGTGGAAATGCGCGGTTAAGATATGCCTTCTGGCTTGCCGCCACCGTAGCCGTAAGAACGAGAGAAAACAGCTTCCGCTACAAATATGAACGTTATATTCGGGAAAATGGAGATAAGCCAGATCAGAAAAGAAAAGCCATGACGGCTGTAGCAACAAAAGTCGCCAGAGTGGCGCATGCAATTGTAAAGCAGGATATTGATTACAAAGGGTATTATGAAATAAGCCATGGGACGTGATTCAACGGGCCGTAAGGCGCATCGCGACCATTAGATAATGCTCAACGCCCATGGTTTCCCAAAATGCTGTGTTAAGTCCTGTCGGGCCATTCGGACCCTTGTATGTCATGGTAAGCATATTTATAAGCCGAAAGGAAATGAGCGATATCGGATACAACAATGAACCATCGCCTTTGTATTAGATGGCAGGATCCTTGCGCGCAAAAACTGTTGATTCAAACGGTAGTCCGTTGTCCATCCGAAGTTTCAGCGGATAACCCCGGTTTGCCACGAGTCTGTCCAGCACTCTCACGACCCGCTGCGCCGGGATATTCAGGTCAATTTCGATCGCCAGTGCTTCACGGTTAAAATCATCCACCACGTTGAAGGTCCGGAAGCGTCTGCCGCACACCAGCGCATCATGCATAAAATCGATGGACCAGCTCTGGTTCATCGCCTCTGGTGTCGCCAGCGGAGCCGGATTACGCACCGGCAGGCGCTGTTTTCCCTTACGGCGAAAATTCAGTTTCAGCAGGCAGTAAATCCGGTGAACTCTTTTATGGTTCCAGATATTGCCCTGTCTGCGAAGGACCTGAAAAAGCTTTTTAAATCCGTATCGCGGATAGCGTTCTGCCGCCACGGTCAGCGCCATAATCACTGGCTCATCACGTCGCGTATCCGGCTGATAATGAAAGACCGTCCTGCTCAGCGACAATGTCCTGCATGCCTGGCGTAAGCTCATGGCAAACTGCGCGGTCAGATAGCTGACCAGCTCACGCTTTATCGCTGGTTTTAAAGCTTTTTTTCAATAACGTCTTTCAGTGCGCGGCACTCGAGACTCAGATCCGCAAACATCTGTTTCAGCCGGCGGTTTTCATCCTCGAGGTCTTTCATCTTTTTGATATCAGAGGCTTCCATACCACCAAACTTCGCTTTCCAGTTGTAGTACGAGGCCTCAGAGATCCCGGCTTCGCGGCAGACATCTTTAACGGTACGTCCAGCCTCAACGGACTTCAAAACGGCGATGATCTGGTGCTCGGTGAATCGGGCTTTGCGCATAGCGATCTCCTCAACGGGACATAATCAGTATGTCGGAAGATCTCTAAAAGTGAATGGTTCGGTTTACTGGGATACTTACAGTGCTATCTTTGCTAAAGAAGACATTAATGGACCATTACCGAATCTCCTCTTTATCTCTGGTGATAATGAAAATAGAAATTATTTTTCTCGTATGAAAAAAATAATGGAAGAAGAGGTTTTTTTTATATTTTAATAAAGTTGGTGATGGTTGGATATACCGGGGTGAAAGGCAAATAATAAGGTTGTTAGAACCATCATCTTTTGAAGCTATGCAAGTCTTGAATAAGGAAGTATGTCGCTTAGATGTAGTTGGTTACAAAAAAAATGAACCATTTTGGCAGCTAATTAAAGATGAGAGATATTTATTTGAAAAGCCAAGGGTAATTGAATTTATAGCAGTGATCGATCTGCAATCTTCTTCATTTTTATTCAATAAAGCAGAAAGCTCAGTCATTGGTAGAGTAAGGGAGGCTATTATTCGAATTCGTTTAGATCAGAGAAAATTTTCAGCATCAGTAAGTAAACTATATAAAAATAAATGTATTATAACTAATGCCCCTAAAATTAAGGATTCACTATATGTTCAGGCATGTCACATTTCAAATGAAAGAGACTCTGATTATAACTTTCTCGATAACTCATCTAACAATGGAATATTATTAAGAGCAGACCTTCATGCTCTTTTTGATAAAGGATTGATAACAATTGATGCAAAAACAGGTATCGTTACTTTTGCAAGTAAGGAGTTGCAATCATTTTACTCTGAGTATCATAACAAACTATGTAAGTCATGGGGACTTGTTCCAAACAAAGCAAGAGAAAATCTTTCTAAAATTAATATTTGATCTTAATTTTTCATGATGAATTGTAATATACTTAAATATAAGATGGTCATGTTTTTTTAATTTTCACATTTTAATAAAACCATCAATAGTAATTTTTAAATTGTAAATATAGCTACATTGAACAATCAGAAGATAAATAATAATATTTTCATGAGTTTATCTGTTTTATAATGGCCAGATTTATCTCTGGCTATTAATAATTTTACCAGCGTGGTTGTTTCTAATATTAAATCAGTCGTTTTCCAGTGTTACTATCAGTTAATAATGGGGTTGTTATTATTTACTCTACTTAGAAATCGGTTTGGGGAACTCTTTAGAGAAAAGTTCTATGGTAATCTGTAAAAGTTCTAAAGCGTTTAAAATATATGAATGCATTTCTTTGGAGCTACATCCTTTTATAGCTAAAAGATAAGTGGAATGAGAGTATTTTAACGAAAGAATTCTATAAACTGAATTGTAAAAACGACCGACTTCAGAGGCGTGTGCTGCGTTGTAAATGCTATATCCACTACTCTCTGTAGGGGATTGAGTAAAATCTTCAATGACTTTTTTAAATTTTTCCTTTTTATCTTCGTTAATATTTTCGTAATCATTAGGTGCTAAGTCTGCATCAAGTATTTTTGCTGTTTTTTCTAATTCCACAGAAGACGAATTTTTTATTATATCTAAAAAATCTTTTTTTCTTATCAGAGCAAAAATATTAAAAAAGTGCTCTATAGATAATCTATGGATAGCAAGAGCTTCATTGTAAAACCCACCTTCAATAAGAAGGATCATCGATTTGTTATTTTGTATAAACAACTCAAAAAACGATATTGCTATTTTTACTCTTTCTTCAAATTCGTTTGTTTTTATGTGAGAAATAATTTCATTTGCATCTTTAATAAGTATGTTTAGCTTAGATATGTTATGTTTCATAAACTCTCTCAATAATTAATTCATCTAATTAAATAGTTAATTTTAAGGCAATGAAATATGAAGTTATACGGTTTTTTTTCAATTCCCAGAATAATATCTCCATTTTTTATGAGGTGTTTTTAATGAAATTTATGATGCTAGAATTTACATAATTTATCCTCAGTGAATTTTCGTGTTTTTAGCTAGCTTTATTATTTTTATGAAATAAAGAATTAGATTGTTTTTTACTTACATCAGAATATTTTTCTTGGTAAGCTATTTGTTCTAATCATAATGGAAATCACGCTACTTAGGTATTGGCTAGTATACCTAATGTTTGTAGTGCTTTAAATACATTTCAACAAACATATCACGAGACTCAACTTCACGACCAAGAAGCTGCTTCTTAAACTCGTATATTAGGGGTATTTCGTTCTCAGTCAACGGGGAACGTCCATCATAGTTTACAAATGAGTAAATCGATTCGCTGAGCTCTTTGATATCCATATCATCCTAATCATTATAATTGCAACAATGGCCTTGAATGTTCATTAACGATAATATGCAAATCGTAGAACCATTGAAAAGGAAATTTATATGGCTAATTATGCATACATGACTATCGAAGGTAAATCACAGGGATTGATTTTTGAGGGTTGCTCCACATTAGAATCTATTGGTAACCGATATCAGGCAGGACATACCGATGAAATCATGATCCTGGCTTTTAACCATATGATGAGCAATGACGGTCATGCTGTTCATAATCCTATCACTCTGGTAAAACCTATCGATAAGTCAACGCCGTTACTGGCAATGGCATTAAACGAGCAAGAGAAGGTCAAAGTGTTGCTAGATTTTTACCGCACGACGCAACATGCCAAGCAAGAGAAGTTTTTCTCCATTCAGATCAATGATGGACTCATATCTGATATCAACCTCGTCATGCCTAATATCATTGATGATGGTGCTGGCCTGATATTGGAGCATATCTCTATCAGATATAAAGATGTGACATGGACGCACCACAAAGCCGGAACGTCTGGCTATGCATTGTGGGAAATGACGAAGTTTATGAACTAAACAAGATGCAGGGTTTCTCCTTGCATCTATCTATGTGAGTTGACACTTTTTGGATTCAAGAGCATACCTGACCGAACAGATAACTTTGTGCTAAGTGCTGATACCGTTAACATCCAAGTGAATTGATTAATTGGGTTCAGATTATGAAGAGTAAATTTATGTCTGCATCTAATGAGATGTAAATTGCTATTGTTACTCTAGTTAGATTATTAGATGATAAGTAGGTAAAATCAGAAAGTCGCAGCTTACAAAATGATGTCTCTGCTGAGGTTTTTTTATTCACTGAATGGTATGTTTTCTTAAAATAATTATTATTTACATGGTTTTTTATAAAATAGCAAGTGTAGTATCACATGATAAAACTAACTAGTTGGGAATTGACATGCCTGAACAAACCAAAAAGATATATTGCAATAACTGCTCTTGCGAAACGAGGCATTCTATCCTTTTCTACAAGAAAAAAATGAACGTAGAAGAAGAAGGAGATCAAATCGTGTGGTTTGAGGAGGATAATTATTATTTTTCTGAGTGCATGGGGTGTGAAAATATAACACTGCACATAGAGAGCACATATAGCGGGTTGGATAATGAATATTATACCACTCAATTTCCGCCAAAGATAATAAGGAAAGAACCCAAATGGCTATATAGAATTGATGGTGATGGTATGGTGTTGGGGACATCTGATAAGATAGAAATATTTAGAGAGATTTATATTTCACTTAAAAACAACACACCTAGATTAGCAGTTATGGGAGTCAGAGCATTGCTCGAAATGGTAATGATAGAAAATATTGAAGATCAAGGTTCATTTGTGAAGAATCTGTCGAAGCTGAAAGAAAGTGGTTATATTTCAAACTATCAATTCGAAGCGATTAATAAAGTTATAGAGGCTGGTCACGCGAGCATGCATAGAAGCTATAAGGCATCTAGTGATGAAGTCTCAAGTATTATGGATATAACTGAAAATATTATAGAGTCTATTTATATAAATAAG is a window of Dickeya solani IPO 2222 DNA encoding:
- a CDS encoding IS110 family transposase; this translates as MNTLVSNTSLSGTLIALDIAKKHHDAKIRHPDGRTSFLRIENTLEGFNRLLALTASPHDDIIAAFEPTADYHRNIAWWLHKQGVKCHLVSSVRCARAREMLFKTWDKNDRKDASVIMYLLEQGLSSPFYDPLANGIIDIQEISNTYHQVTLARTRCLNSLVNHYLTLYFPEAEQFLHMSRAEWFCQFLLHFPTPSCITSLNRDVFVKQSWDVVGRKQYKQQFLEHLYDVAADSIALPLSEDSLAVTTFRLQLHRYVGLSAQRLQLEKQAENYLQERSDYRHLRTIPGIGAIIALMIIAESGDLTRFAHYRQYLNFCGFNLSASQSGQKHSDYRLSKRGNARLRYAFWLAATVAVRTRENSFRYKYERYIRENGDKPDQKRKAMTAVATKVARVAHAIVKQDIDYKGYYEISHGT
- a CDS encoding DUF5677 domain-containing protein; amino-acid sequence: MKHNISKLNILIKDANEIISHIKTNEFEERVKIAISFFELFIQNNKSMILLIEGGFYNEALAIHRLSIEHFFNIFALIRKKDFLDIIKNSSSVELEKTAKILDADLAPNDYENINEDKKEKFKKVIEDFTQSPTESSGYSIYNAAHASEVGRFYNSVYRILSLKYSHSTYLLAIKGCSSKEMHSYILNALELLQITIELFSKEFPKPISK
- the menC gene encoding o-succinylbenzoate synthase — encoded protein: MKIDKIVLRQMKMTLKTPFTTSFATQTEKYFTVVEAHSGDVVGYGDCSAISLPFYNEETNVTAWHIMRDFLVPMLRQVGEIRHPSEVRDIFAPVRRNNCAKAAVEGAVWDAYTRQKQTPLWRELGGVRDRVEAGVSIGIQPTPADLVRVVAGYREEGYRRIKIKIKPGKDLAYIQALRSEFGDITLMVDANSAYSLGDIPLFREFDKYNLLMIEQPLAHDDIVDHRKLQAAIETPICLDESIASVEDARKAIELGSGRIINIKVARVGGITETKLIHDFCQDAGVPVWCGGMLDTAVGKAHNIAVATLPNFLLAHDIPPSSRYWAQDFMLPEVTLDQDSMVAVPDKPGIGFEINPELYARYCYGEETIHF
- a CDS encoding nucleoside recognition domain-containing protein, encoding MNVIGIIMSSGKASVDVALYTLLPIMVVMLVIMRFLEAKGIVDALVRWMAPILKPFGLTGMSTFALIQLNFVSFAAPLATLSIMEKRGVSDRHMAATLAMVFAMGQGNVFYPLTPFGLHWAAAIVISIIGGLAAAALTYHVLGRKLSAVEGGRSGEVSAEEPAARGVIGIINSAGADAIRLALGSVPMLILSMTIVGILESAGAVTALERFFSPLLASANISPVFVMPTLVKCLAGGTAYFGVMSDLIQQGKMTASQINASAGLLIQTFDLPGIGIFLGVGSRFTRLFRYAALGAVFGILVRTLLHVAVF
- a CDS encoding transporter substrate-binding domain-containing protein, whose amino-acid sequence is MFRKLSLVKIIVIFAISPFAFAKQEVIRIGVDLTYPPFQIRDKNGNPSGFDIDITDAICKSVNAKCDYIVNTFDAQIPALLAKKIDVISPLGVTKKRKESIDFSNYIFHIPTRFVARKETNLLPQVDMLRGKNIAVQQGTIQEAYANKHWLPAGVNVISYPDQEAIYEDLYAGRVEGALSPSVALTFGFLQTPEGKDFELKGPEITDADLFSIGSAYGIRKGDTETKQVLNQGLQNIMNSGEFSSIKKRYFGDIDLSVKE
- a CDS encoding DUF4145 domain-containing protein, with translation MPEQTKKIYCNNCSCETRHSILFYKKKMNVEEEGDQIVWFEEDNYYFSECMGCENITLHIESTYSGLDNEYYTTQFPPKIIRKEPKWLYRIDGDGMVLGTSDKIEIFREIYISLKNNTPRLAVMGVRALLEMVMIENIEDQGSFVKNLSKLKESGYISNYQFEAINKVIEAGHASMHRSYKASSDEVSSIMDITENIIESIYINKLNITKINPSPRVKK
- a CDS encoding double zinc ribbon domain-containing protein, yielding MGIFDKLFGGHHGGGHHGYHHGNGHRDSHDRYPTGNNTGMSCPNCRSLNAATARFCQQCGSSLVPAACPQCGTSVQAGAKFCGQCGNTIT
- a CDS encoding HNH endonuclease signature motif containing protein yields the protein MLEPSSFEAMQVLNKEVCRLDVVGYKKNEPFWQLIKDERYLFEKPRVIEFIAVIDLQSSSFLFNKAESSVIGRVREAIIRIRLDQRKFSASVSKLYKNKCIITNAPKIKDSLYVQACHISNERDSDYNFLDNSSNNGILLRADLHALFDKGLITIDAKTGIVTFASKELQSFYSEYHNKLCKSWGLVPNKARENLSKINI
- a CDS encoding Hcp family type VI secretion system effector; the protein is MANYAYMTIEGKSQGLIFEGCSTLESIGNRYQAGHTDEIMILAFNHMMSNDGHAVHNPITLVKPIDKSTPLLAMALNEQEKVKVLLDFYRTTQHAKQEKFFSIQINDGLISDINLVMPNIIDDGAGLILEHISIRYKDVTWTHHKAGTSGYALWEMTKFMN